A segment of the Bufo bufo chromosome 5, aBufBuf1.1, whole genome shotgun sequence genome:
TCTCTACTGAAAAACAGATTCATGGACATTAGATGTGTTGGACTACTTCAGAATTAAATAGATTTCCTAATACAAAGCAGAAATAAATCATTTGTATAAACACATTATGTTTTTTTGTTCTAATTAAAATTATGTCTatttgtttctttaaaaaaattatatttatagaTACGTTATAGTACAAGATCATATATGGAAAATGATTTTACATAACGGTTCGACAACAGAAGCATTAAAGAATTCTGAGACCTACCTGGCTATGTAAACAACCACACGGTAGTGGTTCATTATGTATCAAGGAAACCATTTAGTGGGATCAAGTAAACCTGTACTGAGGCTCACAGGATTGTCTTCATttgtgtaaaaataaaagtgaaggtTGCCATAATCTTTTTGGACAATACTTCAAATTCTAGGGTGGTTCGAAGCAGATTCTGATAGTTGTAGGACAATTAAGGGACTTAAATGTCTTGGAACACTGCATTTCAGTGCATGTTTAATTTGTGCAAGCCTTGGAATATATAAGACCACCCTAGAGAAGGATTTCTACAACATAACATTATTGCTTTGGTTCTCTCTCAGACACACAACAATCACAATAGTAAGGACTGGAATTATGCGAATAAGGAAACCTAAAAAAGTTCTCCTTAGCTTAAGTGCTGAAAATGAGATTTAAGTGCTCCTCACAAAATATGTTTGAAGGTCACACTCAAAgtgatttctttttgtttttgttaaaaCAATTGAAATTTACACAGTAAAAATAGTCAGGATGAGCTACAAAAAAACGTGTCAGCGAGCAGCATGCATAGAAATACAATGTGCTGCTGATCTACCCGGCAAAAACCAAATAAAACAGTAATAAATAATTGCCCATGAAGCCcacctaaaaaaaattaaaaaaataagacGACAAAAATGGCATAGACAAAAAACAGTAAATGTTCTCAGCCTTGAACAATGGTGTCACACTGCTATGTACAGcaagcaactgttatatcacatggCAACAGCTGGCCTGACTAGCAGTACACAGTAGTCCCTCCTTCCGCTTGATATTCACAGATATTGTTTTTTCGCAAAGAGGTAGCTGTAAAACATTGTTCTTAAAGTTCTTGCTCTTCAGAAGTTCTAGTTCATGAGCAGTGTCTGACATTTGGCCAGAGAATAATTTTATACTGCCAGTAGGTGCCGTTTTACTGGCAGTGCCACTGGAGCTGATGCACATCTTCCAGCTAGACTTCTCCTGCACTTTGACACTTGAAAATGACAGGTTATTTTGAGGGTCAATTATATACTTGGCTCCATTATGGAGTTGGGAGCCCAAACACAAACCCATGAGTTTCAGGCTCTCTACAAGTTCTCCTGCGGTTCTTGAAGACTGTTGCACTGAGTTCCCAGAACCAGCGCAGTTACGGCTGTTCCCAGAAGAATTGTTGGTGTTACCTCCCGAAGTACTAGACGGACTGCCACCTCCTTTGTTATCACTTGGACTAGTTTTGTCAACACCTGTACTTCCATTACTTGGTTTACTTTGTCCTCCCCCATCACCTTGATTTCCTGGAGGACCTTCACTGCTGTCTCTTCTGTGCCACGAATAGGTAAAGCCACTATCTTTATCCAGACGCCTCCTGCTCTCAGAGTCATCATCACTCGTTTCTGAGCTGCTACAGCTTGAGCCCCGACCTTGGCTTTTCCTTCTGTGGTATCTTTTATGCACAGTACCAGGAGATGCTATGTTCATTTTTAATCTACTCAGCTTTGGGGGAAGATTTTCATCCATATCAAACTCATCATCAGACTCTCCTTCTTCAAAGATCTGGTTGAGCACTGGGGCACTCTTCCTGGATGTTAGGCGATTTGTAACAGAGGGCTTGCGGCGCAAAACAACTTGTGTGGATAGTTGAACAGGCTTCTTATCTTCTTCATCTTCCTCCTCGTCTTCCTCTACTCTGAAAAGACATTTCCTTCCACTTGTTGATGGGTTCAGGGCCACAGGAGTTATTCCTGAAGTTGCTGGTCCAGAAAAATCTGGCACATCCTCCTTTTTCAGTGGTTCCACAAGGCCTTTATTTCTATGGCCATTCAGCACATTTTCTGCACTTCGTGCTGATGTTGCTGGGACACTCACGTGGGCCAGTGGAGAGGCCGTCAGATCATCCTCCAAGTCTTGTGGAACATCAATCTTTGTGGGCCATGATTGCCTAAGGAACAAATTTTTAGAGTTATTGTAAAAATTTGTTACAAAATGGCTTAAAAAATTAATTAAGTCATACTCCCCACAATGATCCCAGATGCCTCTGTTCCAATGCTTCCCTGGGCCCCCTGTTGGTCTTGTGACCTGCCTCAACCAATGATTGGCGATTGGTCACATTTCTGTGTTGAGAGGGACCAAAAAGTAGACACTAGCGGGCAATGTAGGAAGTATTGTACCAGAAGCTTTGGGAGATCAGTGTCTTTAAGACATTTTGAcacctctaaaaaaaaatataaaaaaattataaaataataataataataataataataataatatcttaCCAGCCAATTAACCCCTAGATATTCAAATTAGTATTTCTTAAAGACCTTTCAGAGGTGCtaacaaccctattaaaccaggcttaCTGCCTAGTGAAGCTCATCCTGCTGATTGAAATGATACCTGTCTGGGGTTTGCAgcatccctaaaaaaaaaaaaaaaaaaaaacactatctaAATGAGGACTTCTGTGTACCGAGAGGCAGGGCCCGGAACCTCAGCTTTGTGGTGCTGGCCACATCCTTCAGTGCACTGAATTTGCAATGGTCTGTCCCAGATGAAGCCAAAACCAAAATGTGTTGAGCTTGCGACTGCCACTATTGGCTGTACGAATCCTGGTTATTTTTGTACCGTGTTTAATTGTTATTATAGTATTCCACTCTGGATTGTCGATTGGTAGCATTAGCACCTGCACTTTATTTAGTCCACCTGTAGTTAGGCCTTGGTGGCATACTGCCCATTTGTGATTTTATAGTTTGTTTGCATATACTCTGTGGTTCAATAAAGTTTGTAGTATTTGGTATAACACTGCATGGAGTGCTATTTTCTGGGTATATTTTTTTTCgtcacaatagaagtctatgggctgcaaaacggatccgtcccatttccgttatgcaggggagttctCTTGACggttccgttttgcagcccatagacttctatcatgacggaatgaataacggaatgcctctaaaggcattcagtcatagaattgcgttatggtccgtggtaacggaatccataacgcaattcaccttttaccatcatacgaagtgtgaacgaatgtcataagtggaaattcgctcatctgtattTAAGAGTTCTAAGCAATAGTTTTCAATGAATGGATTGTAAATTATTGCTGCCTACTGTACATTGTGGTCACAGACGGACTGGGTTCCCTGCAGAGCTACAATTTTATCAATCAACTGTAAAATAAATGGGCATAAGGCAGAATTACATAAATTAAGACTCAGCACAGCAAATgctatttgtgatttttttttctgccattagACACGTGCAAGGGCCTGTGTTCTATCTGAGGCAGATTTATACTGACGTTACTTGATTACAGTGCTCACTTAATGGGCAAAATGCGAACAATCACAAGAGCCTGGCCAGTCTCTGCCCTTTGCTAGGCCACTTCCAGTTGCTATGATACAAATAAGCACCAGAGAACTGGAAAGCAGTCACATATTTGCATTGTAAAGATTCAGTACATACACAGAACAGAAATAAAACTATATAATATACCAGCTGaagcagaaaaagaaaagaaaagaaaaaaaaaaaagggggggggggggggagaagggaaaaaaaaaattagctctCAGGTTCACCACCATGATGCCAATTTGTTAGAACAACGGTTAGTCAAACTTGTAGACAAACAGCGGTGTGCAAGAAGAAAAATTAGCACAGAGAAACCAacctgcctttaaaggggttgtgcagggtttttatattgatgacctaggtcatcaatatctaatctgcgccgatcagctgtttgaagaggaggcagcactccatgcaagtgctgctttctcttcattacACCACGCATCAGCTCTCTTGCAACAGCGGCGTAGTGTCATTTCAAGTACTCGCTCCCTTCAAGGGAATAGAGTGAGTACttattattaggcctcatgcacacaaccattctgttttttgcagtccacaaaccgcggatccgcaaaaaacagaagccgcccgtgtgccttctgcaatttgcggaacggaatgggtggcccattgtagaaatgcctattcttgaccgcaaaatggacaagaatacacAGTTTCCCCAGGAAACTTCAACCCACCTAAATCTGTATGCAGTTTCCTGCCTCTCGTAGCAGTCTTGGAGTGTCAGAATTTCACTCTATGACTGTCAAGAGGCATCAAGGAACGAcataaaaaaaagaggaaaatacATTCCAAAAACAGATGCACACCATATAAATTTATTAAAAGCTTTATTGGACAAAGAAGACCTGAAGGTCTCAAAGAATTACTTGTATGAGAagatcccccccccacaacaCAATAGAACCAAGGAATGATGTCAGAGAAAGAAGATATCACACAAAGTCCAAATGTATTTAAATGCATAAATAAACTCATAATATAGTGTAACAACAAATGTACAGGAATCAACAAAGTGCTAGAAGAAGTCCTCCACCAAAGTGTAGTGAGGCTGGAAGCCACATAACTTATGGATGTGGTACATCGGGGGTCCAGCCCCACTACACTTTGAAAGAGGTCTTCTATAACATTTGGCTATATAGtatagtatttttatattttatacaatttattgattcctGTTTACTTGATGTCACAATGAGTTCTATTTCTGTCTGTAAACACATTTGGGGTTTATATGATCTCTTCTGTGCTGGTCACTTTTGTTAATTTATTAGGGATTTATTCATGAAATCTTTTGTACTTGTCTTGCCTATTGATATATCTGAACTTTAATAATGTTATATGGTGTGCATCTGTTTTCTCTTTTTGTATGTCAGTGAATACATGCTGGTAGCACTCATTGGCTTTGATAATTGGTGCTGCCCATCCTATGTTTCATATGTCTAAACAGGTATCAGGGAAATCACAAATTAGGCTCCGTTCACACCACTATCATGGTTTTCATTCTAATGAAAACTATAATGGTGATGGTGGTTTGGCGCACACCAAAGGCGCCTAACAGACACCAATGTCTTATAATGAAGTACACTGGGGTTCTGCTGTGGTGTCCGTCATTTTGACAAGAACAGTGCTGCGTATGCAATTGTTACCCTCTAAACTAAACTAAAGGGGCTTCTGACAGTAGTGTGAACGCTCTTAGAGTTTAGCACGGACAAGACCCGGACTGAACACtgatccattaaagtcaatgggtagtTTCACATCCCAATTCACAAGAGTGAAGACTCATTCACGGAAGTTTAAAATAATCATCTGTGTCCACCATCTGGAACCCAGACCAGTTTCCTATCATCTATCTGAATTCCGCCTTAAGCTGCATTCACACAgaggcaaaccgcggatccgcaaaacacaggtaCTGGCACTGTGCACTCCGCTTCACGgtggggacccattgacttcaacgggtCCGTGATCCACAAGATGTGGccgaagataggacatgtcctatcttttgcgacaCAAAAGGGATGGACCCGGAAGGCCACGTTTATCATATTCACTCTTACATTTCAGCTTTTGTGTTTTTAATCAATTCATCAACAGTTTTTTTCCCCATCTGGACAGTGGAAACTACTGAATAAATGAAAACTAAGCTTTACAAGGCTGAGACTCAATGTGACTGGCCATGATCATCAACAGATAACGAGTATTCTAAAATTCAGGGCCACAAATATAAAAGCACCCATAGGCACTAAAATGCTCATCGGCCTGCTATAGTGGTCAACCACACATGCATATTTATTCAATAGTTCCAAAAAAACTATAGCACcactaggaaaaaaaaaatcataggatCCATCCAACCTTTTGGAGCCTAGCTTCCATCAATGGGAACATCAGAGGATGATCATCCAGCCTCTATAGACATTTGAATACTAATGAACCTGGCTGAAATGATGGGATCCACCAAGAAAAATCTGGTGGCTATGGCCACCTAAAGACAGCTTTTTTAACTGTATTCAGTTAGTTTCCGTGGCACAAGCTTGCGGATTTGCAGTCAATGTGACAGAAATGCTAAGATCAGTACCTGAATTGGGCTTTGATGTTACTGGGACTGGCAGACCGTGTTTGGATCTCCTTTTCTTGCTTCTCTCTCAATATCCTCTCAGCCAACAAGAAGTAGGTGGCCGTGATGTGGTTGTACTTGTTGGTTTCCAAAGCACTGAGGAACAAAAACACATCGAGTGAAAACAAGTAAAGCCCATACATATTAGGAAATGCAGCAAAATCTGTACATATCTATAAAACATGGCAACATATCAAATTTTAGCTCACACATCAGACAACAATCCCTCAGGGAAGCGGCAGTAACCACTTACTCAACAATGGCATCCCGATCTGCTATGTCGCCTAGAACCATCCTCTGTATAATGCTGTTGTGTTCCTCCTCAGAGAGGTTTTTGTAGGACACTAAAGGAATGTTATATTTTGTCGCAGGTGACGGATCAACTCCTTGGAGCCAAGGATGGTTTTCAATTTCCTCTAGAGATGCTCTTCGCTTGGGATCTCTCTGGAGCATACGTGTGATCAGGCTGGGAATACAAGTGACAAAACATAAGAATGGTAAACTGAACAGGTAGGAAACCACATGCACACATCTGAGCGGATATACCCATGTAACGTTTTACTCGCATCAgacatttattgtgaatatttaaAAGGTTGGGGAAACATCTGACTTTGAGGAGTCCTCCAATATAATTGTATCCCTTCTTCTTCCATACTTCTACAACAGTTAGCAGAAGCCTTTAAACAAGGTTAAATAGTAAAATGTCTAATCAATATGATAAGTAAAAGTAAGCCCATTTCATTGTCTCACTATTTAGACAAGGTTGAACCATTAAAAAGAATGTGAGCTATAAAAACCACTGCGTGAAAGAACATAAAAGCCTTATCTGTCACAGAAAACATGGCGCTAAAGTCGCCTAGATAAACTATGAAATAAGATCATACAACCAGAGACTGTGGAGGCCTCAAAAAATAGTCTTTATAATAAATTAGATTGTTTTTACCactattctacagggtgggccatttatatggatacaccttaataaaatgggaatggttggtgatattaacttcctgtttgtggcacattagtatatgtgaggggggaaattttcaagatgggtggtgaccatggcggccattttgaagtcggccattttgaatccaacttttgttttttcaataggaagagggtcatgtgacacaaacttattgggaatttcacaagaaaaacaatggtgtgcttggttttaacgtaactttattctttcatgagttatttacaagtttctgaccacttacaaaatgtgttcaatgtgctgcccattgtgttggattgtcaatgcaaccctcttctcccactcttcacacactgctagcaacaccgcaggagaaatactagcacaggcttccagtatccgtagtttcaggtgctgcacatcttgtatcttcacagcatagacgattgccttcagatgatacgagatgtgcagcacctgaatctacggatactggaagcctgtgctagcatttctcctgcggtgttgctatcagtgtgtgaagagtgggagaagagggttgcattgacaatccaacacaatgggcagcacattgaacacattttgtaagtgatcagaaacttgtaaataactcatgaaagaataaagttacgttaaaaccaagcacaccattgtttttcttgtgaaattcccaataagtttgatgtgtcaaatgaccctcttcctattgaaaaaacaaaagttggattcaaaatggccgacttcaaaatggccgccatggtcaccacccatcttgaaaagtttcccccctcacatatactaatgtgccacaaacaggaagttaatatcaccaaccattcccattttattaaggtgtatccatataaatggcccaccctgtagaatttaCATGACATTTGGTATACAAAGGATTACACCTTACAAATATCACCTAAACCTCTATCTCTGGGGGGCACCCTGCAAGGGGAAACCACCACAGAACACAAGCTTACCCGGTCTGTGCCCTAAGATCACCCTACACTATTCTGTCCCTGTGTCGTCCCCTACAGGGTTCCTCAAGCGACCATTAGAGAGGAGGGGGAATCCTCTTAAACAACAAACAGATAAATCGATATACAAACAAATGTTCCCATACTTAATAGAAGATGAACCACAGAGAGGACCAGCTGTAAGGAGATAGAAATTGGCAATTGCCCGGCCCACAATGGGGCACTTACTGCTAACATGTGCCCTGTTGATGCAGTGAAGGACCATTTGCTTGTGTGTCGATTTAACCGTTTGTGTGAGACTGGGTGAGATTGTTCACTAcccatttccccctcccccttattttaaaaggggttgtctcacttcagcaaatggcatttatcatgtagagaaagttaatacaagacacttcctaatgtactgtgattgtccatattgcttcctttgctggctacattaatttttccatcacattatacactgcttgtttccatggttatgatcaCCCTttaaatccagcagtggtggtcgtgcttgcacactataggaaaaagtctaTGTGCGCTACCACGGTCCcggcctatagtgtgcaagcacgaccactgctgatggacTGAGGGGTGGTtgttaccatggaaacgagcagtatatggaaaaatgaatccagccagcaaaggaagcaatatggacaatcgcaatacattagtaagtggcttgtattaaccttctctacatgataaatgccacttactgaagtcagacaacccctttaagttttaaacAGTGGATTCTGTGAAAGTGCTAAATTGGACACCGTCATAATCCATCAGAAATGCACTAATCATAGTTTTTTGCTCTGCGAGATGCTTGGTAGCCCATGCTTCCAGAGGATTTTCTGGCTTGTAGAAAACACCATGAAAATCGTGAGTTTTTACAAATGATTTTTGGGGTGCCTTTTTTGGTCACAAAATGttttacttgtttttttttttacatttttctgccgATAAAAAAGTCCATGGGAAAACTCCTCACTATGCTgcagtttaaaaaacaaaaaaagtaaagaaatgcggcgctaccaaaaaaaaaaaaaaagcttgtcgGGTTATTCAGAATTTATTATTGCCCAACATGTTATATCTGATGGCTACATGTTTTTGCTCCAAATAGAGCCATTTTCTATTGAGGTCTATGAATGATCTATTACTTAGATgctttaaaatacaaaaaaattactTCTGTATTGATGCAACAACTCCTAAAATTAAGAATATTTTATACAGCCATAGTGGTTGTGAGCTGTCCCATTATTTCTAATTACAATAAGTTCTTCTACATTGCATGGGGGGTCCCAAAAGTGATCTGCAGCTCTCTACCAAGCTCCATTATTCTGGAATCATTAGGCGATCCCAATCAAAGGCCCTCAATCTAAATGCTATGCCCAAAACAAGTTGTTTTCAGTATGTTTGACACCATATAACACCATTGCTCCTGCAATTTAATCTAGTACTTACTCTTTACACTCTTTGGACACATGCTTGGGCACCGTATATTTACAGTCCATGATCATTGTAAGCGTTTCACTGTCATTGGCTTCTTGGAATGGAGGAGTCCCACACACCAGCATGAACAGGATGACACCAAGACTCCAAATATCTGAAATAATAGAAGAATCAAGTTAATATTATTAGCCTTGACAATGCCTACATATCACTTTCTGCTGTCCATATCCGCTTTCCCACACAAAAGATAGAactttgtcctattcttgtccattttgcagcatGGAATAGGCATTCTTAAACATTGGAGAGGATGTGCGGAAAGGGAAAATGTGAGGTACGcacagccagtatccgtgttttgcaaatcTGTGATTTGTGGAATAAAAAacagatatggtcgtgtgcatgaggctttaatgtGACTGATTCCTTTTAAGGCCTATTCAATGGCCAGAAATAACTAAAGCTCATTCTTAGTACAAGAGTACATCTTCATTCAGAAAATATGGAAGAACATGGTCCACGAGGCAGCACGTGACGGAGAATGCTACAATTATTTTTGCTCGTGAACACCCAGTGTGGTGTGTCTCCTTATAAAAATTCAAGGTAAGTGGATATAATGAGCCAGTGAAATTAGGATTTGCACGTTGGGAATTCTGAATAGGTGCATTAGCCCTAACACTGTCACCGTATTCAGGACCTTTTCGATATGAAACTAAAACGGATCCCGAATAGGGTCATGTGAATGAGAGAGTCTGTCAgctgttttgaccatgctaaacttatGACAGCACTAAGTAGGGTCTGGAAAGTGCAGGACAAACATGCCTTTTGTTGAGCTTTTATtaccaggagtagtgtgaatatggtaTTTTATTCTGCAATCTTCTGTAAGTGCCCTGAAGGCAAGCTTTTGCTGTGGAGTACTCTCTGCATTGTGTtgctttatagcccctccctcccctctgctgagtAACAGCTGCAGAATCCAACTAGGAGACCAGTACTCAGAGCAGGAGAAAGGGGCTGTAAAGTGGCTCAATGCAGAGTACTTCAAAGTGGAAGCCCCGCCTCCTCGGCACATGCAGGAGCATAACCTAGCAgactaaaacttcatattcacactacttttGCTGAGGAATCTGCTTCAAGAGAAAAAGGCCTGCGGTAATAGAAATGTGGCGGCAATTACCTGTCATCTGAAATAATCCAGTGGACTTCTACCAATGATGGATATTAGGACgagaaaagtacaaaaaaaaaaaaaaaaagttggtattGCAACAGCCATGTGAAGAGGAAGTTAACCTTTCTTCTGAACATATCTTCTGAAAGAGCCTAAACTTTGTAACAAACAGTATGTTGTAATGTATTTACGCACACACCCATCAAACAGCCAGGGTTTGAATACATAACGGGCATTTAATTGAAATTCTTAAAGTGGCAGAGCTTCAAAAATGATCCAGAAGGCCCTCAAGTTGTGTCTGACACATGGTATTGCtgcaaaccctaaacctagcagtGCCTTTTACTACTCCTCAGTAAATCAATCACTCTCATGACCTGAGATTCATTCACACTACAGTACAAGTCTGACTCCAAATTTCCTTAAATGCGTGTGGCATTTGCAAGAACTTCTTTGTGTTAGTGGATCTGAATGGAGACACAGAGCACAGC
Coding sequences within it:
- the SNRK gene encoding SNF-related serine/threonine-protein kinase; its protein translation is MAGFKRGYDGKIAGLYDLDKTLGRGHFAVVKLARHVFTGEKVAVKVIDKTKLDSLATGHLFQEVRCMKLVQHPNIVRLYEVIDTQTKLYLILELGDGGDMYDYIMKHDDGLSEDLAKKYFAQIVHAISYCHKLHVVHRDLKPENVVFFEKQGLVKLTDFGFSNKFQPGKKLTTSCGSLAYSAPEILLGDEYDAPAVDIWSLGVILFMLVCGTPPFQEANDSETLTMIMDCKYTVPKHVSKECKDLITRMLQRDPKRRASLEEIENHPWLQGVDPSPATKYNIPLVSYKNLSEEEHNSIIQRMVLGDIADRDAIVDALETNKYNHITATYFLLAERILREKQEKEIQTRSASPSNIKAQFRQSWPTKIDVPQDLEDDLTASPLAHVSVPATSARSAENVLNGHRNKGLVEPLKKEDVPDFSGPATSGITPVALNPSTSGRKCLFRVEEDEEEDEEDKKPVQLSTQVVLRRKPSVTNRLTSRKSAPVLNQIFEEGESDDEFDMDENLPPKLSRLKMNIASPGTVHKRYHRRKSQGRGSSCSSSETSDDDSESRRRLDKDSGFTYSWHRRDSSEGPPGNQGDGGGQSKPSNGSTGVDKTSPSDNKGGGSPSSTSGGNTNNSSGNSRNCAGSGNSVQQSSRTAGELVESLKLMGLCLGSQLHNGAKYIIDPQNNLSFSSVKVQEKSSWKMCISSSGTASKTAPTGSIKLFSGQMSDTAHELELLKSKNFKNNVLQLPLCEKTISVNIKRKEGLLCTASQASCCHVI